One Aliidongia dinghuensis genomic region harbors:
- the hisF gene encoding imidazole glycerol phosphate synthase subunit HisF, translating to MLKMRVIPCLDVKDGRVVKGVNFVDLRDAGDPVEQARIYDAAGADELCFLDITASAEERDTLYDVVRRTAEQCFMPLTVGGGVRKVEDIRKLLLAGADKVSINTAAVARPEFVREAAEKFGAQCIVVAVDAKATGPGQWGVFTHGGRRETGLDAIEWARRMADYGAGEILLTSMDRDGTKSGFDLALTRAVADAVTVPVIASGGVGSLDDLVDGIREGHATAVLAASIFHFGTHTIAEAKARLAESGIAVR from the coding sequence ATGCTGAAGATGCGGGTCATCCCCTGCCTCGACGTCAAGGACGGGCGGGTCGTCAAGGGCGTCAACTTCGTCGACCTGCGCGATGCCGGCGACCCGGTCGAGCAGGCGCGGATCTATGACGCGGCCGGCGCCGACGAGTTGTGCTTCCTCGACATCACGGCGAGCGCCGAGGAACGCGACACGCTCTACGACGTGGTCCGGCGCACGGCCGAGCAATGTTTCATGCCGCTCACCGTCGGCGGCGGCGTGCGCAAGGTCGAGGATATCCGCAAGCTGCTCCTGGCTGGCGCCGACAAGGTGTCGATCAACACGGCGGCGGTGGCGCGGCCGGAATTCGTGCGCGAGGCGGCCGAGAAGTTCGGCGCGCAATGCATCGTCGTCGCGGTCGACGCCAAGGCGACCGGGCCCGGCCAATGGGGCGTCTTCACCCATGGCGGCCGGCGCGAGACGGGGCTCGACGCGATCGAATGGGCGCGCCGCATGGCCGATTACGGCGCCGGCGAGATCCTGCTGACCTCCATGGATCGGGACGGCACCAAGTCTGGCTTCGACCTGGCCTTGACTCGCGCGGTCGCCGACGCGGTCACGGTGCCGGTCATCGCGTCCGGCGGCGTCGGCTCGCTCGACGACCTGGTCGACGGCATCCGCGAGGGCCATGCGACGGCGGTGCTCGCCGCCTCGATCTTCCATTTCGGCACGCACACGATCGCCGAAGCCAAGGCGCGGCTCGCCGAAAGCGGGATCGCGGTGCGCTGA
- a CDS encoding GNAT family N-acetyltransferase — MAVAQTHKPSISVERLTRFDKTDLADLCDAADAAIEAGGGFGWVKPPPRHVFESYWKGVLLVPERHLFVGRLDGTIAASAQLVRPTRNNEAQAFSAQLMHHFVAPWARGHGLAKLVTLAVEQAARDHGVSMVNLDIRETQIAAIQLYEGLGYTRWGVHPHYAKVEGRMIRGFYYYKFLDPAAEADTLSEAALTNPGEAP, encoded by the coding sequence ATGGCTGTCGCCCAGACTCATAAGCCCTCGATCTCGGTCGAGCGCCTCACCCGGTTCGACAAGACGGACCTGGCGGACCTTTGCGATGCAGCCGATGCCGCGATCGAGGCCGGCGGCGGCTTCGGCTGGGTCAAGCCGCCGCCGCGCCATGTCTTCGAATCCTACTGGAAGGGCGTGCTGCTGGTGCCGGAGCGGCACCTGTTCGTCGGCCGGCTCGACGGCACGATTGCGGCCTCGGCCCAGCTCGTGCGCCCGACCCGCAACAACGAGGCCCAGGCCTTCTCGGCCCAGCTGATGCACCATTTCGTCGCCCCCTGGGCGCGCGGTCATGGCTTGGCCAAGCTCGTGACACTCGCGGTCGAGCAGGCGGCGCGCGACCATGGCGTCAGCATGGTCAACCTCGACATCCGCGAGACGCAGATCGCCGCGATCCAGCTCTACGAGGGGCTGGGCTACACCCGCTGGGGCGTGCATCCGCACTATGCCAAGGTAGAAGGCCGGATGATCCGCGGCTTCTACTATTACAAGTTCCTGGACCCGGCGGCCGAGGCAGACACCTTGAGCGAAGCCGCCCTGACCAACCCTGGAGAAGCGCCGTGA
- a CDS encoding efflux RND transporter periplasmic adaptor subunit, whose product MKHADTPLAAADVVSGMDRRRPHRRWPSNRLLAGTVVLLLAGGGAVFLLGQGTRSLRLDREKLTIGTVTQGVFHDAIPVRGEVAALDSVVLDTTEAGRVEEILVEAGETVTAGQPLVRLSNTDLQLETIARETQIIEQINNQRNVQLQFEQARTSDAHAVADAEYNITNLSRQIRRQSPLTAHGFTAQETFDNLTDQLDYQKRLRDVALDGQKRDAALYGEVAGQATEIAAHLADNLAIAKKLLDGLTVRAPVAGQLTALDVRLGEQKARGERLGRIDRPTGFKVVAEVDEFYLSRVHAGQAVSLTRNGRKIPLTITKVFPQVKNGRFEIWLGFAEGAAPQDLRPGEALQGSLQLGDDQPALVLPIGPFMETTGGRWAFVLDADGTTAQRRPISTGRRNGTEIEVLGGLKPGDKIILSDYADLDRIDQIRITR is encoded by the coding sequence ATGAAACATGCCGATACGCCCCTTGCCGCCGCCGATGTCGTCTCCGGGATGGACCGCCGGCGGCCGCACCGCCGCTGGCCCAGCAACCGGCTCCTGGCGGGCACCGTCGTCCTGCTGCTGGCAGGCGGCGGCGCCGTATTTCTGCTGGGTCAGGGCACGCGCAGCCTCCGGCTCGATCGCGAGAAGCTCACGATCGGCACCGTGACCCAGGGTGTGTTCCATGACGCGATCCCGGTGCGCGGCGAGGTGGCGGCGCTCGATTCGGTCGTGCTCGACACGACGGAGGCGGGCCGCGTGGAGGAGATCCTGGTCGAGGCCGGCGAGACCGTGACGGCCGGCCAGCCACTCGTGCGGCTCAGCAACACCGACCTGCAGCTCGAGACGATCGCGCGCGAGACGCAGATCATCGAGCAGATCAACAACCAGCGGAACGTGCAGCTGCAGTTCGAGCAAGCGCGCACGAGCGACGCTCATGCGGTCGCCGACGCCGAGTACAACATCACCAACCTCTCGCGCCAGATCCGCCGCCAGTCGCCGCTCACCGCCCACGGCTTCACCGCGCAGGAGACGTTCGACAACCTGACCGACCAGCTCGACTACCAGAAGCGGCTCCGCGACGTGGCGCTCGACGGCCAGAAACGCGACGCGGCGCTTTATGGCGAGGTCGCGGGCCAGGCGACCGAGATCGCGGCCCATCTCGCGGACAACCTGGCGATCGCGAAGAAGCTCCTGGACGGGCTCACCGTGCGCGCGCCGGTCGCAGGCCAGCTGACGGCGCTCGACGTCCGGCTGGGCGAGCAGAAGGCGCGCGGCGAGCGCCTGGGCCGGATCGACCGGCCGACCGGCTTCAAGGTCGTGGCCGAGGTCGACGAGTTCTATCTGTCGCGCGTCCATGCCGGCCAGGCGGTCTCACTCACCCGCAACGGCCGCAAGATCCCGCTCACCATCACCAAGGTGTTCCCACAGGTGAAGAACGGCCGGTTCGAGATCTGGCTGGGTTTTGCCGAGGGCGCCGCGCCGCAGGACCTCCGGCCGGGCGAGGCGTTGCAGGGCAGCCTGCAGCTGGGCGACGACCAGCCGGCGCTGGTCCTGCCGATCGGCCCATTCATGGAGACGACCGGCGGCCGCTGGGCCTTCGTGCTCGACGCCGACGGGACCACGGCCCAACGCCGGCCAATCAGCACCGGCCGGCGCAACGGCACCGAGATCGAGGTGCTGGGTGGGCTCAAGCCCGGCGACAAGATCATCCTGTCCGACTATGCCGATCTCGACCGGATCGACCAGATCCGCATCACGCGCTGA
- a CDS encoding sigma-54-dependent transcriptional regulator encodes MSDTNALNNALNDARILVIDDDPDILTAARLVLRRHVGTIDIARAAEGLADRLKTERWDVVLLDMNLTQGKTDGADGFAWLERLRAADPAASVVLMTAFGGVAVAVEAMKRGASDFVLKPWANERLVATVMAGVSLARSRREADDLRLRHQALSATPAVDGATIVGAAPAMRRVFEVIGRAAPTNANVLVLGESGTGKELVAREIHRLSARANGPFVSIDLGAVSENLFESELFGHRKGAFTDARDDRPGRIVAASGGTLFLDEIGNLPLYLQRKLLTVLERQEVVPVGGDRPVSVDIRVVSATNVPTAELQREQVFRQDLLYRINTVELTLSPLRDRREDIAALAEHFIAIYARKYNVARRRLSGEALALLESYRWPGNVRELKHAIERATILAAGDRFEPGDFPAVTVPTAGAAASPAAAASPGEAEPYDLDAIERRTIARALADHTGNISRAASALGLTRAALYRRMEKHGL; translated from the coding sequence ATGTCGGACACGAACGCCCTTAATAACGCCCTTAATGACGCCCGCATCCTCGTCATCGACGACGACCCGGACATCCTGACCGCGGCGCGGCTGGTGCTCCGGCGCCATGTCGGCACGATCGACATCGCGCGGGCGGCCGAGGGCCTGGCCGACCGGCTCAAGACCGAGCGCTGGGACGTGGTGCTGCTCGACATGAACCTGACCCAGGGCAAGACCGACGGCGCCGACGGCTTCGCCTGGCTCGAGCGCTTGCGGGCGGCGGACCCGGCCGCGTCGGTCGTGCTGATGACCGCGTTCGGCGGGGTCGCGGTCGCGGTCGAGGCGATGAAGCGCGGCGCCAGCGATTTCGTGCTGAAGCCCTGGGCGAACGAGCGGCTGGTCGCGACCGTCATGGCCGGCGTCAGCCTCGCCCGCTCGCGGCGCGAGGCCGACGACCTCCGGCTGCGGCACCAGGCGCTGTCGGCGACGCCGGCGGTCGACGGCGCCACCATCGTCGGAGCGGCACCCGCGATGCGGCGCGTGTTCGAGGTGATCGGCCGCGCGGCACCGACCAACGCCAACGTGCTGGTGCTGGGCGAAAGCGGCACGGGCAAGGAGCTGGTGGCGCGCGAGATCCATCGGCTGTCGGCGCGCGCCAATGGCCCGTTCGTCTCGATCGACTTGGGCGCCGTGTCGGAGAACCTGTTCGAGAGCGAACTGTTCGGCCACCGGAAGGGCGCCTTCACCGACGCGCGTGACGACCGGCCCGGCCGCATCGTGGCGGCGAGCGGCGGCACCCTGTTCCTGGACGAGATCGGCAACCTGCCGCTCTATCTGCAGCGCAAGCTCCTGACCGTGCTCGAGCGGCAGGAGGTGGTGCCGGTCGGCGGCGACCGGCCGGTCTCGGTCGACATCCGCGTCGTGTCCGCGACCAACGTGCCGACGGCCGAGCTGCAGCGCGAGCAGGTGTTCAGGCAGGACCTGCTCTATCGCATCAATACGGTCGAGCTGACCCTGTCGCCGCTGCGCGACCGGCGCGAGGACATTGCGGCGCTGGCCGAGCATTTCATCGCGATCTATGCGCGCAAATACAATGTCGCGCGCCGGCGGCTCTCGGGCGAGGCGCTGGCGCTGCTCGAATCCTATCGCTGGCCCGGCAACGTGCGCGAGCTGAAGCACGCGATCGAGCGGGCGACCATCCTCGCTGCCGGCGACCGGTTCGAGCCTGGTGATTTCCCGGCGGTGACGGTGCCCACGGCCGGCGCCGCGGCCAGCCCGGCGGCTGCCGCGAGCCCGGGCGAGGCGGAGCCCTATGACCTGGACGCGATCGAGCGGCGCACCATCGCCCGAGCACTCGCCGACCATACCGGCAACATCAGCCGCGCCGCCTCGGCGCTCGGCCTGACGCGCGCGGCGCTCTATCGCCGGATGGAGAAGCATGGGCTTTAG
- a CDS encoding ABC transporter permease, giving the protein MFGNYLSAALGNLVRNKLHAAINLFGLALGLATAILIGLYVRDEVTFERFLPDYEQVYRMQSVDTDTDGRTMTFASTPHGLAALLRESFPELAEVTRVMGGTYGVRHDQIEATESMQSADPNFFKVLGFKLIKGTPDTALATPDSIALSRAMALKYFGTEDCLGQTLELDHSITVRVGAVFEDLPSNTQLHGLQAFLSSLVPVSTLAKADKLPPPLPGEYNTDSNIYVRLKPGASIATVDARLPAFIDAHYPQDQSGAPPRSGFLEPIASIHLHGRELGDYNNSSDLATVYAISATGVLVLVVAGINFVNLVTARATRRALEVGVRKAAGATRRQLIGQFMGESVAYALAALVLAAALVELALPGFNGFLDRTITFAYWRDPLLFVGLPLLAIAIGLIAGFYPALVLSSFRPATVLKGAAAAQGSGTLRQVLVVLQYAISITLLIATAIIYRQTEFATSDSLHFDKNLIVAVSLDGIPGRASPDGLFSHDQATVGRMRDRFAALPGVKAVADSWVIPDAHSMSSTTWHLNGDPAGRAIIAGRVTQGFGFFELYGIKPITGRSFGRDHGDDATPEQAGVEGTAVLNMSAVKLFGFASPEKAIGQELAMDIEGNNGSQPRRIVGVVPDFPLSTIRAPIRPSVFLVEPDWSNYLNIKLTGDRVPETLAAIDRIWQEMVTTRPIQRQFVDDRIEKLYRDVTRQGQVFAGFALVAVLIACLGLFGLAAFTAERRTKEIGIRKAMGASTTDILKLLIWEFAKPVLLANAIAWPLAYLVMTRWLDGFAYRISLNPLVFLGSAAVALAIASGTTLYHALQVARRRPVLALRYE; this is encoded by the coding sequence ATGTTCGGCAATTATCTCTCGGCCGCCCTCGGCAACCTGGTCCGCAACAAGCTGCATGCGGCGATCAACCTGTTCGGCCTGGCCCTGGGCCTCGCGACCGCAATCCTGATCGGGCTCTATGTGCGCGACGAGGTGACGTTCGAGCGCTTCCTGCCGGACTACGAGCAGGTCTATCGCATGCAGTCGGTCGATACCGACACGGATGGACGGACCATGACCTTCGCCAGCACGCCGCATGGGCTGGCAGCATTGCTGCGCGAGAGTTTTCCGGAATTGGCCGAAGTGACGCGCGTCATGGGCGGCACGTACGGCGTCCGTCATGACCAGATCGAAGCGACCGAGTCCATGCAGTCGGCCGACCCCAACTTCTTCAAGGTACTGGGCTTCAAGCTGATCAAGGGCACGCCTGACACCGCGCTCGCCACGCCGGATTCGATCGCGTTGTCGCGCGCGATGGCGCTCAAGTATTTCGGCACCGAGGATTGCCTGGGCCAGACCTTGGAGCTCGACCACTCGATCACGGTCAGGGTCGGCGCCGTGTTCGAGGACCTGCCGTCCAACACCCAGCTTCACGGTCTTCAGGCCTTCCTGTCGAGCCTCGTGCCGGTGAGCACGCTCGCCAAGGCCGACAAGCTGCCGCCGCCGCTGCCCGGCGAATACAATACCGACAGCAACATTTACGTCCGCCTGAAGCCCGGGGCGTCGATTGCCACGGTCGACGCGCGGCTGCCGGCCTTCATTGATGCCCATTATCCCCAGGACCAGTCCGGAGCGCCGCCGCGCAGCGGCTTCCTGGAGCCGATCGCGTCCATCCACCTGCACGGCCGCGAGCTTGGCGACTACAACAACTCGAGCGATCTCGCCACCGTCTATGCCATCTCGGCTACGGGCGTGCTGGTGCTGGTCGTCGCCGGCATCAATTTCGTCAATCTGGTGACGGCACGCGCCACGCGCCGGGCGCTCGAGGTCGGCGTGCGCAAGGCGGCCGGCGCCACGCGCCGCCAGTTGATCGGCCAGTTCATGGGGGAATCGGTGGCCTACGCGCTGGCCGCCCTCGTCCTGGCTGCGGCCCTGGTCGAGCTGGCGCTGCCGGGCTTTAACGGCTTCCTCGACCGCACCATCACCTTCGCGTATTGGCGCGACCCGCTGCTGTTCGTGGGCCTGCCGCTGCTGGCAATCGCGATCGGCCTCATCGCCGGCTTCTACCCGGCGCTCGTGCTGTCGAGCTTCCGCCCAGCCACCGTGCTCAAAGGGGCCGCGGCCGCCCAGGGTTCCGGCACGCTGCGTCAGGTCTTGGTCGTGCTGCAATACGCCATCTCGATCACGCTCCTGATCGCGACGGCCATCATCTATCGCCAGACGGAATTCGCGACCAGCGACAGCCTCCATTTCGACAAGAACCTGATCGTCGCCGTGTCGCTGGACGGGATTCCCGGCCGGGCGAGCCCCGACGGGCTCTTCTCCCATGACCAGGCGACGGTCGGGCGCATGCGCGACCGGTTCGCCGCACTGCCGGGGGTCAAGGCAGTCGCTGACTCCTGGGTCATCCCGGATGCCCATTCCATGTCGTCTACCACCTGGCACCTGAATGGCGATCCGGCCGGACGGGCGATCATCGCCGGACGCGTGACGCAGGGCTTCGGCTTCTTCGAGCTCTACGGCATCAAGCCGATCACCGGCCGCAGCTTCGGCCGCGACCATGGCGACGATGCGACGCCCGAGCAAGCCGGGGTCGAAGGCACGGCCGTCCTCAATATGTCCGCGGTCAAGCTGTTCGGCTTCGCCTCGCCTGAGAAGGCGATCGGCCAGGAGTTGGCCATGGATATCGAGGGCAACAACGGATCCCAGCCGCGCCGCATTGTCGGCGTCGTGCCGGACTTCCCGCTCTCGACGATCCGGGCGCCGATCCGGCCGAGCGTGTTCCTGGTCGAGCCCGACTGGTCCAACTATCTCAACATCAAGCTGACCGGCGATCGCGTGCCCGAGACCCTGGCCGCGATCGACCGGATCTGGCAGGAGATGGTCACGACCCGGCCGATCCAGCGCCAATTCGTCGACGACCGGATCGAGAAGCTCTATCGCGACGTGACGCGCCAGGGTCAGGTCTTCGCCGGCTTCGCGCTCGTCGCCGTGCTGATCGCCTGCCTTGGGCTCTTCGGCCTCGCCGCCTTCACCGCCGAGCGGCGCACCAAGGAGATCGGCATCCGCAAGGCCATGGGTGCCTCGACCACGGACATCCTGAAGCTGTTGATCTGGGAGTTCGCCAAGCCGGTGCTGCTGGCGAACGCGATTGCCTGGCCGCTCGCCTATCTCGTCATGACCCGTTGGCTCGACGGTTTCGCCTATCGGATCAGCCTGAACCCGCTCGTGTTCCTGGGCTCAGCCGCGGTGGCGCTCGCGATCGCCAGCGGCACCACGCTCTATCACGCGCTGCAGGTGGCACGGCGCCGGCCGGTGCTGGCGCTGCGCTACGAGTAG
- the hisH gene encoding imidazole glycerol phosphate synthase subunit HisH: MQRCVIIDYGSGNLRSAAKAFERAAAEAGLDIAIEVSADAAALAHADRIVLPGVGAFADCRRGLDAVEGLVDALQQRVIRDAVPFIGICVGMQLVAERGLEFQTSRGLGWLAGDVVAIPPAPGLKIPHMGWNDLRILADHPVLDGIKTGDHTYFVHSFKFAAAASDILATVEYGGPVAAVVGRDNMVGTQFHPEKSQAVGLKLIGNFLKWRP, translated from the coding sequence ATGCAGCGCTGCGTCATCATCGACTACGGCTCGGGCAACCTGCGCTCGGCCGCCAAGGCGTTCGAGCGGGCGGCCGCGGAGGCCGGGCTCGACATCGCGATCGAGGTCTCGGCCGATGCCGCGGCCTTGGCCCACGCCGACCGTATCGTGCTGCCGGGCGTCGGCGCCTTCGCCGACTGCCGGCGCGGCCTCGACGCCGTCGAGGGCTTGGTGGACGCCCTCCAGCAGCGCGTCATCCGCGATGCGGTGCCATTCATCGGCATCTGCGTCGGCATGCAGCTCGTGGCCGAGCGCGGGCTCGAGTTCCAGACGAGCCGCGGCCTCGGCTGGCTCGCCGGCGACGTGGTGGCGATCCCGCCGGCGCCGGGCCTCAAGATCCCGCACATGGGCTGGAACGATCTCCGCATCCTGGCCGACCATCCGGTGCTGGATGGTATCAAGACCGGCGATCACACCTATTTCGTCCACAGCTTCAAATTCGCCGCGGCGGCGTCCGACATCCTCGCGACGGTTGAATATGGCGGCCCGGTTGCCGCGGTGGTCGGACGGGACAATATGGTGGGAACGCAGTTCCACCCCGAGAAGAGCCAGGCTGTCGGCCTGAAGCTCATCGGCAATTTTCTGAAGTGGCGTCCCTGA
- a CDS encoding phosphoribosyl-ATP diphosphatase codes for MGPLDKLYAKVQASRGGDPTQSYTAKLFERGRPKIAQKLGEEAVEAVIELMRGDKQALVGESADLLYHLMVCWAEAGITPDEVWAELARREGVSGLAEKASRPPS; via the coding sequence ATGGGGCCGCTCGACAAGCTCTACGCCAAGGTCCAGGCCTCGCGCGGCGGCGATCCGACCCAATCCTATACCGCGAAGCTGTTTGAGCGCGGCCGGCCCAAGATTGCGCAGAAACTGGGCGAAGAGGCGGTCGAGGCCGTGATCGAGCTGATGCGCGGCGACAAGCAGGCACTCGTCGGCGAGAGCGCCGACCTGCTTTATCACCTGATGGTCTGCTGGGCCGAGGCCGGCATCACGCCGGACGAGGTCTGGGCCGAGCTCGCCCGGCGCGAAGGGGTGAGCGGCCTCGCGGAAAAGGCCTCGCGCCCGCCTTCCTGA
- a CDS encoding histidine triad nucleotide-binding protein: MSYDPSNVFARILRGEIPCKKVYEDAHVLAFHDINPQTPTHILVIPKGAYVSFDDFSAKASAEEIAAFVRAAGQIARDAGLDQPGYRVLSNMGRDGHQEVPHFHLHIFGGRPLGRMVPKAE, encoded by the coding sequence TTGTCCTATGATCCGTCGAACGTGTTTGCCCGCATCCTGCGCGGCGAGATCCCGTGCAAGAAGGTGTATGAGGACGCCCATGTGCTGGCGTTCCACGACATCAATCCGCAGACGCCGACCCATATCCTGGTGATCCCCAAGGGCGCCTATGTGTCGTTCGACGATTTCTCGGCCAAGGCCTCGGCCGAGGAGATCGCCGCCTTCGTGCGGGCCGCGGGCCAGATCGCGCGCGACGCCGGGCTCGACCAGCCCGGCTATCGCGTGCTCTCGAACATGGGCCGTGACGGGCACCAGGAGGTGCCGCATTTCCACCTGCATATCTTCGGCGGCCGACCCCTGGGCCGCATGGTCCCCAAGGCCGAGTAG
- a CDS encoding ABC transporter ATP-binding protein → MLKLAQLSKTYLADEIETLALREISLEIGQGEFLAIMGPSGCGKSTLLNILGLLDSPSGGEFWFLDQEVSRWPERKLTLLRRQTIGFVFQSFNLIDDLSVAENVELALLYQGVAPAERKRRVAEALERVNVAHRASHRPKQLSGGQQQRVAVARALVGRPRLILADEPTGNLDTANGDQVMGLLTEVATAGTTVVMVTHSPSHAAYAQRQVHMLDGQIVAATLLAA, encoded by the coding sequence ATGCTGAAGCTCGCGCAACTGTCGAAGACCTATCTCGCCGACGAGATTGAGACGCTGGCGCTCCGGGAGATCTCGCTCGAGATCGGTCAAGGCGAGTTCCTGGCCATCATGGGCCCGTCGGGCTGCGGCAAGTCGACCCTGCTCAACATCCTGGGCCTGCTCGACAGCCCATCAGGCGGTGAATTCTGGTTCCTCGATCAGGAGGTCTCGCGCTGGCCCGAGCGCAAGCTGACCCTGCTCCGGCGCCAGACGATCGGCTTCGTGTTCCAGAGCTTCAACCTGATCGACGATCTCTCGGTCGCCGAGAATGTCGAGCTGGCCTTGCTCTATCAGGGTGTGGCACCGGCCGAACGCAAGCGGCGCGTGGCCGAGGCGCTCGAGCGGGTCAATGTCGCGCACCGGGCGAGCCACCGGCCGAAACAGCTCTCGGGCGGCCAGCAGCAGCGCGTCGCCGTCGCCCGCGCACTCGTCGGCCGGCCCAGGCTGATCCTGGCCGACGAGCCGACCGGCAATCTCGACACGGCGAACGGCGACCAGGTCATGGGCCTCTTGACCGAGGTCGCCACCGCCGGCACGACCGTCGTCATGGTCACCCACTCGCCGTCGCACGCGGCCTACGCCCAGCGCCAGGTCCATATGCTCGACGGCCAGATCGTCGCCGCGACACTGCTCGCCGCCTGA
- the hisA gene encoding 1-(5-phosphoribosyl)-5-[(5-phosphoribosylamino)methylideneamino]imidazole-4-carboxamide isomerase, which produces MILYPAIDLKDGRCVRLLRGDMAAATVFAAAPADQARQFADAGFEWLHLVDLNGAFAGRPVNGDAVEAILAAVSLPVQLGGGIRDLSTIDFWLDRGVRRVILGTAAVTDPDLVRTACQRHPGCIVVGIDARDGMVAVEGWARTSEVRALDLALRFEDAGVAAIVYTDIDRDGALGGVNVEATADLAFALTTPVIASGGVASLADLRSLKAVEKTGVEGVICGRALYDGRLDPAAALKLLAEPV; this is translated from the coding sequence GTGATTCTGTACCCGGCGATCGATTTGAAGGATGGGCGCTGCGTCCGGCTGCTGCGCGGCGACATGGCCGCGGCGACGGTGTTCGCGGCGGCGCCGGCCGACCAGGCGCGCCAGTTCGCCGATGCCGGCTTCGAATGGCTGCATCTGGTCGACCTGAACGGCGCCTTCGCCGGGCGTCCCGTCAATGGCGACGCGGTCGAGGCGATCCTGGCCGCGGTCTCCCTGCCGGTGCAGCTGGGCGGCGGCATCCGCGATCTCTCGACCATCGACTTCTGGCTCGACCGCGGTGTCAGGCGGGTGATCCTCGGCACGGCGGCTGTCACCGACCCGGACCTGGTCCGCACGGCCTGCCAGCGCCATCCGGGCTGCATCGTCGTCGGCATCGACGCGCGCGACGGCATGGTCGCGGTCGAGGGTTGGGCGCGGACGTCGGAGGTGCGCGCCCTCGACCTGGCGCTCCGCTTCGAGGACGCGGGCGTCGCAGCCATCGTCTATACCGACATCGACCGCGACGGCGCCTTGGGCGGCGTCAATGTCGAGGCGACGGCCGATCTCGCCTTCGCGCTCACCACGCCGGTGATCGCGTCCGGCGGCGTCGCCTCGCTCGCCGACCTGCGCAGCCTCAAGGCGGTCGAGAAGACCGGCGTCGAGGGCGTCATCTGCGGCCGCGCGCTCTATGACGGCCGGCTCGACCCGGCGGCGGCCTTGAAGCTGTTGGCGGAGCCCGTCTGA